Proteins from a single region of Labedella gwakjiensis:
- a CDS encoding Fic family protein encodes MTETNGWGDGLNAYVRRPGRPEGSRPLADKTPEVPARSTAGAESFAATGIRWDASRIDFERIAMSSTSRARFRFEKSLPDLVWNAAALEGNTFTLPEVRTLLDGVTVGGRRIEEEKQVLALVDGYSRLDDLVGAGRFALTKAVSDDLHGRVATHEAIESGAFRGEGPTGGGGNVLLASGGIVAGVPQEELQARFTDTVDFLDTLDDARERALAYFAAATRAQFYFDGNKRTARLMMSGILMADGYEVVNIPFARQFEFNKALDVLFTDDDATSLMGFIADCAIDERP; translated from the coding sequence ATGACGGAGACGAATGGGTGGGGCGACGGCCTCAATGCATATGTGAGACGGCCCGGCCGCCCGGAGGGCAGCCGTCCGCTCGCGGACAAGACACCCGAGGTTCCGGCTCGGTCCACGGCGGGAGCCGAGTCGTTCGCCGCGACCGGCATCCGCTGGGACGCGTCGAGGATCGATTTCGAGCGCATAGCGATGTCGTCGACGTCCCGCGCGCGGTTCCGGTTCGAGAAGTCGCTCCCGGATCTCGTGTGGAACGCAGCTGCTCTCGAGGGGAACACGTTCACGCTGCCGGAGGTCCGCACGCTCCTCGATGGCGTCACCGTCGGTGGCCGCAGGATCGAGGAGGAGAAACAAGTCCTCGCGCTCGTGGACGGCTACTCCCGACTCGACGACCTCGTGGGAGCCGGCCGGTTCGCCCTCACGAAGGCGGTGTCGGACGACCTGCACGGACGGGTCGCCACGCACGAGGCGATCGAGTCCGGTGCGTTCCGGGGCGAGGGGCCGACGGGCGGCGGTGGAAACGTGCTCCTGGCAAGCGGCGGCATCGTCGCCGGGGTCCCGCAAGAGGAGCTGCAGGCCCGCTTCACCGACACCGTCGACTTCCTCGACACGCTCGACGACGCACGGGAACGGGCGCTCGCCTACTTCGCTGCGGCCACGCGCGCGCAGTTCTATTTCGACGGCAACAAGCGCACAGCGCGACTCATGATGTCCGGAATCCTCATGGCCGACGGGTACGAGGTGGTCAACATCCCGTTCGCCCGCCAGTTCGAGTTCAACAAGGCCCTCGACGTCCTGTTCACGGACGACGACGCGACGTCGCTCATGGGGTTCATCGCGGACTGCGCGATCGATGAAAGGCCATAG
- a CDS encoding alpha/beta fold hydrolase: MALTPSVVDIGDGLSRTRGAGIELAFRVRGAGPAVVLLHGTSANHAVWEPVGDLLADRATVIALDQRGHGRSDKPDHGYAGDDFVTDVVTVLDALGIEHALVAGHSLGGRNAWLAAALHPDRVSGAVVVDYTPYVEADVLDELAVRVAGGFREFADVAEIEAYLAARYPKILPGAVSRRARWGYQPTADGGWAPLASPSAMAQLIDGFRTPFDEEFRSVPTAMTHLRGSASAIVSEAAWERAAQDRPEDRWVDVPAADHYIPEENPDIVAAEIARALGI; encoded by the coding sequence ATGGCCCTGACGCCCTCCGTCGTCGACATCGGCGACGGCCTCTCCCGCACCCGGGGCGCCGGCATAGAGCTGGCGTTCCGGGTGCGGGGGGCCGGCCCGGCCGTCGTGCTCCTGCACGGCACGTCGGCGAACCACGCCGTGTGGGAGCCGGTCGGCGACCTGCTCGCCGACCGGGCGACCGTCATCGCGCTCGACCAGCGCGGTCACGGCCGCAGCGACAAGCCGGATCACGGCTACGCGGGTGACGACTTCGTGACCGACGTCGTCACCGTCCTCGACGCCCTCGGCATCGAGCACGCCCTCGTGGCCGGTCACTCGCTCGGCGGGCGGAACGCGTGGCTCGCGGCGGCGCTGCATCCCGACCGCGTCTCGGGAGCCGTCGTCGTGGACTACACGCCGTACGTCGAGGCGGACGTGCTCGACGAGCTCGCGGTGCGCGTGGCCGGCGGGTTCCGTGAGTTCGCGGATGTCGCCGAGATCGAGGCGTACCTCGCCGCCCGCTACCCGAAGATCCTGCCGGGGGCCGTCTCGCGCCGGGCCCGCTGGGGCTACCAGCCCACGGCCGACGGGGGCTGGGCACCCCTCGCCTCTCCGTCCGCGATGGCACAGCTCATCGACGGCTTCCGCACGCCGTTCGACGAGGAGTTTCGCTCCGTTCCCACCGCCATGACGCACCTCCGCGGCAGCGCGAGTGCGATCGTGAGCGAGGCCGCGTGGGAACGTGCAGCACAGGATCGCCCCGAGGACCGGTGGGTCGACGTGCCCGCGGCCGACCATTACATTCCCGAAGAGAACCCCGACATCGTTGCCGCCGAGATCGCTCGCGCTCTCGGCATCTGA
- a CDS encoding helix-turn-helix domain-containing protein, producing the protein MRIEEVVGAVREAAPLSVSSVAQRSGVSRPTLYRLLNGAVPRTDDLRELAIAAGFDIDASLVPLSDPLAAAAARTILGDRSVDEWAETSAEWRDRLERFAAGTAGVDREVAIIDEAGRASSPTHRPDAVHLRGDHRRVDRLVSAGRSSQGRWALSGWAALDALGIEVDAPTILWVEDARKIAQLLGDSFRPGRVERCDLIVVPAHPSVFAGGGAIEDVELVSPLQAHIDAAGLGDDARDQALAHLGRTR; encoded by the coding sequence GTGCGCATCGAAGAAGTAGTCGGGGCCGTCCGCGAGGCGGCGCCGCTCAGCGTGTCATCGGTCGCCCAGCGCTCGGGCGTCAGCCGGCCCACGCTCTACCGTCTGCTCAACGGTGCCGTTCCGCGCACAGACGATCTCCGCGAACTGGCCATCGCCGCCGGGTTCGACATCGATGCGAGCCTCGTTCCCCTGAGTGACCCGCTTGCCGCCGCCGCGGCTCGCACGATCCTGGGTGATCGATCGGTCGACGAGTGGGCCGAGACCTCGGCCGAGTGGCGCGACCGCCTTGAGCGTTTCGCCGCCGGGACCGCTGGCGTCGACCGAGAGGTCGCGATCATCGATGAGGCGGGCCGCGCATCGTCGCCGACGCACCGACCGGACGCCGTCCACCTCCGTGGCGATCACCGGCGAGTGGATCGCCTTGTTTCGGCTGGCCGGTCATCGCAGGGGCGTTGGGCTTTATCAGGGTGGGCGGCGCTCGACGCGCTCGGCATCGAGGTCGACGCTCCGACGATCCTCTGGGTGGAGGACGCCCGGAAGATCGCCCAGCTCCTCGGTGACAGCTTCCGCCCGGGGCGCGTGGAGCGGTGCGACCTCATAGTCGTGCCGGCGCATCCGTCGGTTTTCGCCGGGGGAGGGGCCATCGAGGACGTGGAGCTCGTCTCGCCTCTTCAGGCTCACATCGACGCAGCCGGTCTCGGCGACGACGCACGAGACCAGGCGCTCGCTCACCTCGGGCGGACGCGATGA
- a CDS encoding FRG domain-containing protein, with translation MDVGWKWKSTRHWVKPASARDVMNFIGSIGVYSTGQRFAWRGMSSADYSVSSSLQRIAGPTEDDVRRAELEILREAREWGLGVHATGRVDDLQLLSDLQHFGVPTRLIDVTSNPMTALWFACQPSVEGTAKSGLLLALNVTNWDRLSTVTSVATWGTVSDPQSARLKQTLLQGTPFILESAAPNARLRAQEGFFVAGAVPPVQDKALGSGITLISPTPFDSIRVTWKRIDQEQLERRLAEPRGAGAPAALPFVAILINAQLKVKLRKYLEGTYNRSARVLFPDYEGYRQYGENFRG, from the coding sequence ATGGACGTTGGTTGGAAGTGGAAAAGTACCCGGCATTGGGTAAAGCCAGCAAGCGCTCGGGACGTCATGAACTTCATAGGCTCGATCGGCGTTTATAGCACTGGTCAGCGCTTTGCTTGGCGGGGGATGAGTAGCGCCGATTACAGTGTCAGCTCTTCATTGCAGCGCATAGCTGGTCCAACTGAGGATGATGTTCGGCGGGCCGAGCTTGAGATACTTCGTGAAGCACGAGAATGGGGCCTCGGAGTGCATGCCACTGGACGTGTCGACGACCTACAGTTGTTGTCCGATCTGCAGCATTTCGGCGTCCCAACACGTCTCATCGACGTAACCAGTAACCCAATGACGGCACTTTGGTTTGCGTGTCAGCCGTCGGTCGAAGGTACGGCCAAGAGCGGGTTGCTTCTGGCCCTAAACGTCACGAATTGGGATCGGCTCTCAACTGTCACTTCAGTAGCGACCTGGGGGACCGTGTCGGATCCGCAGTCGGCGCGGCTCAAACAAACTCTCCTGCAAGGGACCCCATTCATCCTGGAGTCAGCTGCGCCAAACGCTCGACTTCGGGCTCAAGAGGGGTTCTTTGTTGCAGGTGCGGTTCCTCCAGTGCAGGACAAAGCCCTTGGCTCAGGCATTACCCTGATTTCCCCCACGCCGTTCGACTCAATACGTGTGACATGGAAGCGCATCGATCAAGAGCAGCTGGAGCGACGACTAGCTGAACCTCGCGGTGCCGGGGCGCCCGCAGCCCTGCCTTTCGTCGCGATTCTGATCAACGCGCAGCTAAAGGTCAAGCTCAGGAAGTACCTCGAGGGAACGTACAACCGCTCCGCGCGCGTCCTCTTTCCGGACTACGAGGGATACCGGCAGTACGGAGAGAACTTCCGGGGGTAA
- a CDS encoding GMC family oxidoreductase: MASDVLIIGAGSAGSVVANRLSADPSRTVTVLESGERVTDPEMRRPELWPFIHGRSYDWAYRTTPQKGLAGRSLDWARGRGPGGSSLVHAMAHMRGCRADFARWVEATGDERWSWDSLLPSFIRSESFSGGASDVHGDSGPLPVLLPGPDLSSPLVLDYLAAWEALGVQRIPDHNGGEMLGATPNSLTTRDGERVTVSDVYLDPVLGRPNLTLLTGVTVHRLIVSRGRVTGAAVTRDGRDEIIEADTVILCGGSIGDPLLLMRSGIGDPEVLGAAGVETVLESPEVGRNLHDHLLGAGNLYSSRIPVPPSRLQLSESMTYLSKDGWERTSGAADIVVGCVVGPSASESFTAEAAHVAPGAGYTLLFGVTNPTSRGSLRISGPDIGDEPIIDPNYLDTEHDREMFRLALEHARMVGRSDELARWRDSEVLPGPSVSTPEEADAFIARAAITHHHPVGTLRMGHTDDAPVTPDLRFRGVDGLHVVDASVIPSITAGPVHASVLAIAESFSAAASY, from the coding sequence ATGGCCTCCGACGTCCTCATCATCGGGGCGGGGTCGGCGGGGAGCGTCGTCGCGAACCGCCTGAGCGCCGACCCGTCCCGCACGGTGACCGTGCTCGAATCCGGCGAGCGCGTGACGGATCCGGAGATGCGGCGGCCCGAGCTGTGGCCGTTCATCCACGGACGCTCCTACGACTGGGCGTATCGGACGACGCCGCAGAAGGGACTCGCCGGGCGCTCGCTCGACTGGGCTCGCGGCCGCGGTCCGGGCGGCTCGAGCCTCGTGCACGCGATGGCTCACATGCGTGGCTGCCGCGCCGACTTCGCCCGCTGGGTGGAGGCGACGGGTGACGAGCGCTGGTCGTGGGATTCTCTCCTCCCCTCCTTCATCCGTTCGGAGTCGTTCTCCGGCGGAGCGAGCGACGTGCACGGCGATTCCGGTCCCCTCCCCGTGCTGCTTCCGGGCCCGGATCTGTCGAGCCCGCTCGTGCTCGACTACCTCGCGGCGTGGGAGGCGCTCGGCGTGCAACGGATCCCCGACCACAACGGCGGGGAGATGCTCGGCGCCACCCCCAACTCGCTGACCACCCGCGACGGTGAGCGCGTGACCGTGTCCGACGTCTACCTCGACCCGGTGCTGGGCCGCCCGAACCTCACGCTGCTCACCGGGGTGACCGTGCACCGGCTGATCGTGTCGCGCGGCCGGGTCACCGGTGCGGCCGTCACGCGCGACGGCCGCGACGAGATCATCGAGGCCGACACCGTGATCCTCTGCGGAGGGTCGATCGGCGATCCCCTTCTTCTCATGCGTTCGGGCATCGGCGACCCGGAGGTGCTCGGCGCCGCCGGAGTCGAGACGGTGCTCGAGTCGCCCGAGGTGGGCCGCAACCTCCACGACCACCTGCTCGGCGCCGGCAACCTCTACTCCTCTCGCATCCCCGTTCCGCCGAGCCGACTGCAGCTGTCGGAGTCGATGACGTACCTGTCGAAGGACGGCTGGGAGCGCACGAGCGGAGCGGCGGACATCGTGGTGGGCTGCGTCGTCGGCCCGAGTGCGTCCGAGTCGTTCACGGCGGAGGCCGCGCACGTCGCGCCGGGCGCTGGCTACACGCTCCTCTTCGGCGTCACGAACCCGACGAGCCGCGGCTCACTCCGCATCTCCGGGCCGGACATCGGAGACGAGCCGATCATCGACCCCAACTACCTCGACACCGAGCACGACCGCGAGATGTTCCGCCTCGCCCTCGAGCACGCGCGCATGGTCGGCCGATCGGACGAGCTCGCCCGCTGGCGCGACTCGGAGGTCCTGCCCGGCCCCTCGGTCTCGACGCCGGAGGAGGCCGACGCCTTCATCGCGCGAGCCGCGATCACGCACCACCACCCCGTCGGCACCCTGCGGATGGGCCACACGGACGACGCCCCAGTGACCCCCGACCTGCGCTTCCGCGGCGTCGACGGGCTCCACGTCGTTGACGCGTCCGTGATCCCGTCGATCACGGCCGGCCCGGTGCACGCCTCGGTGCTCGCGATCGCGGAGTCGTTCTCGGCGGCGGCGTCCTACTGA
- a CDS encoding YbhB/YbcL family Raf kinase inhibitor-like protein — translation MPLFADLAISSADIQNLERIPENFSADGGNDTPSVSFSGAPEGTVELAVIVHDPDAPLPNGFTHWVVYGVAPDATTLDLEADGVRVGPNTLGESSWFGPQPPAGHGEHHYYFWVYALQTKVEGEPSREGFLTTYAGNIAEQARFIGTFSRP, via the coding sequence ATGCCCCTCTTCGCCGACCTCGCCATCTCGAGCGCCGACATCCAGAACCTCGAGCGCATCCCGGAGAACTTCAGCGCCGACGGAGGCAACGACACGCCCTCCGTCTCGTTCTCGGGCGCCCCCGAGGGCACCGTCGAGCTCGCGGTCATCGTGCACGACCCCGACGCCCCGCTGCCCAACGGCTTCACGCACTGGGTGGTCTACGGCGTCGCGCCCGACGCCACGACCCTCGACCTCGAGGCGGACGGCGTGCGCGTGGGGCCGAACACCCTCGGCGAGTCGAGCTGGTTCGGCCCGCAGCCGCCGGCCGGCCACGGCGAGCACCACTACTACTTCTGGGTCTACGCGCTGCAGACGAAGGTGGAGGGCGAGCCGTCCCGCGAGGGTTTCCTCACGACCTACGCCGGCAACATCGCCGAGCAGGCGCGTTTCATCGGCACCTTCAGCCGTCCCTGA